From Cryptococcus gattii WM276 chromosome J, complete sequence:
CTACAAGCTCAGGCAAGTCGCAACTCAATCTTGACTAATGGTGTATTATATAGAAACCAATAACCTTTGATGTATGTTGAATTGCTGGTTTGTAACCTACCATAGGCAGTGACGGCTTATCAAGCTGCCGCACCCACACCGAACTCGCAACGCGAAATCACCTTCGGTTCATTCGCTTCATTCATCATCAAGTTTTGTTTCTCGGTTGAACCTTTTCACCTTCACCAATCCCTTTCCAGTAATCACCATCTCATCATCAAAGCAATCTATTTACCGCAATGGGTGCTGCTGAATCGTCCATGTTCAATTCCCTGGAAAGGAATTCCAACTGTAAGTTCATGACGCTTCAACCACTTGTTTACCATCCCCTCAATTTTCTCCTATTGGTCTAGTTTTACCGCTGACAGTGCTGCTTCCTCACAGTCTCAGGGCAGGAGCTTATgagattgaagaagaggtttATGAAACTTGACAAGGACGGTTCCGGATCTATCGACAAGGACGAGTTTCTCCAGATTCCCCAAATCGCGAATAACCCTTTGGCGCATCGAATGATAGCAATCTTTGATGAAGAGTATGTTGGCGTTCATCAAATAATGTCTTATGAAGGTCTCAAATCTGACACATCCTGCAGTGGAAGTGGAACGGTTGATTTTCAAGAATTTGTCGGAGGTTTGAGTGCTTTCAGTAGTAAAGGAGGGCGTGATGAAAAGCTGAGATGTAAGTATCACGGCTGGGACAACCTGATTACATGCTGATTAATGCGCTTGCTAGTCGCTTTCAAGGTCTACGACATGGACCGAGACGGCTACATCTCCAACGGTGAACTATATCTTGTGTTGAAACAAATGGTCGGAAATAATCTTAAAGTGCGTCATCGTCGATTATCAAAGATGGATCGTGGGCTGATCACTGATGTACAGGATCAACAGTTGCAACAAATTGTAGATAAAACCATCATGGAGGCTGATAAGGACGGGTAAGTCCCATGTTGATCGGCGCAAATATTGTCCTGACAACTTTTTGCATTAGGGATGGGAAGCTCTCTTTTGAGGAGTTCACACAGATGGTAGCTAGCACAGACATTGTCAAGTATGTATTTCTCCAAAATCGCCCACTTTCCATTCATACGATCTGTATTGATTGAATCTTAGGCAAATGACCCTTGAAGATCTTTTC
This genomic window contains:
- a CDS encoding calcium-dependent protein serine/threonine phosphatase, putative (Similar to TIGR gene model, INSD accession AAW43026.1~Calcineurin B subunit (Protein phosphatase 2B regulatory subunit) (Calcineurin regulatory subunit)); the encoded protein is MGAAESSMFNSLERNSNFSGQELMRLKKRFMKLDKDGSGSIDKDEFLQIPQIANNPLAHRMIAIFDEDGSGTVDFQEFVGGLSAFSSKGGRDEKLRFAFKVYDMDRDGYISNGELYLVLKQMVGNNLKDQQLQQIVDKTIMEADKDGDGKLSFEEFTQMVASTDIVKQMTLEDLF